A segment of the Zingiber officinale cultivar Zhangliang chromosome 8B, Zo_v1.1, whole genome shotgun sequence genome:
GCCACCAAGCTCGACGCCGAGCGTGCTGTTGCCGTGAACTTAGTCGAGGAAGAAAAAGATCGGGTGGATCCTTCAGATAAAGACGATGACTCTGGGCACGAAGTAGGGGATCAAGACGAAGAGGAAGAATGGCGGAAGGAGATGTTCATGCTGAAGGCTTTTCTGCTGGAGAAGGAGAAAGAGGCGGAGATTCTTCGAGAAGAAGCTGTGCTTCTCCGGGCGAGAGCAGCGGCAGAGTTGGTCGTCATCCTCGCTGCCGCGCGTGCAAGGGAAGAGGCGCTGATGACGAAGGTAAGATCGGTGGAGGAGGAGATGAAACAAAGCGCGGCCAAGGAAGAGCTGTTAGCAGAGCAGCTGCGCACGGCAGAAACAGAGAAGACATCGGCGGAAGCCGAGATGAAGCGGCTGAGGACGCAAAATGAGCAATGGAGGAAGGCCACCGAGGCGGCAGCCGAGGCACTGGAGGATACCGGCGAGTGGGGCCCGGCATCGATGACCAGAGAGGAAGTGGGGAAGCGGAACGGGTTTCGCGTTTAGGTGTTTGGCGATGTCGGGAAAAAGAAAGCTCCGTGCAAATAAGAAATGGATTCCTGTTGTTTTCACTTTTCATTAGAGAGAATTACACTTTTTATAATAATATGCTGCAgctaagtttcaaattttagatcattgataattttatttgtgaaattattaataaattttaaaattatttttaatataaataaaaaaaatattaatataaatttattttagacttcaccaaaattaattagtaaaggagaaagatttttaataaaatagtaagattataCGGTAGACTCTTTAAACTAATAAGTTGACGtttaaaatttgagaaaaaaatatatataatgcaCTGTAAGATTTTTATTTTAGTGAAGAGAAAATTGAGAAGTGATCCATTCTAATTTAGTTTGATAACAGATTTTTTCTTTATGATTCAATCAATCACTTTCAAACTTAGGATGTTAAATAAATCAAGCTTAGTTAAATTTAggatgtttaaatttatttgataagataattgaactaaatttaaaataaattaaatttttgaaatgattgtttaagtttgggttagtttaatttttataaGTTTGAGTTTAGTTTAAGCTCATCTCTTGGTTCATTTAAATGTTATTGAATTCTCTTGATTTAAGAttgattcatttagatattattaagttcttaatttaaatttatttgattgtttgaaatttttaattatttgattagttattaaatttgataatttaaatttcgtttagtttaaaagtttttgtttatttatttatttagcatattgataagaattttattaataaatataatttatgaatGTTATTTACGAATATGGTTGTAAATAAGCAGAGTCGAGCCACACTTTAgggtgttcaaacttatttgataaaataatctagacaagccgagccgagcttaaaattactgtagagatttttattttagtGGATGAGAAAACTAATAAGTGAtaactttctaatttattttgataaagataaattttttttatggattCAATCAATTACCTTCAAAATTAGGATACTTAATAAATCAAGGTTAGTTAAATTTTGggatgttcaaacttatttataaGATAATCGaaccaaatttaaaataaatcaaaattttgaaataattatttaagtttggcttgatttattttttataagtttgaGCTTAGTTTAAGCTTGTCTCTGGGTTCATTTAAATGTTATTGAATTCTcttgatttaagtttgatttatttagatattatcaaattcttaatttaaatttatttgattgtttgaaatttttaattgtttgattagttattaaatttaagaattcaaatttcattcattttaaaagttttatttatttatttagtatattgataagtgatctgtccgaaagtcgaagagacagAAAGCTGGGTATATGACGCTCAtgctgacctcctgtggactccgTGCGGACCTACAACATAGACTACGTTAATGataagccagggaaggggtccccggcgttgacCCTCCCACAATCAAGTCAGCCACCAGCGATGAAGTggaaagcggagcaacaagaagactgtagcacaaacagtgaatatcgcatacctccgctgatgcttggaccccctttatatagagctccggtagtgcgcgtgcacacttcccaagACAAGCATGCTTctcaaaaaattttctaaaaagacttgtcagtaaagtgtccttgacacagtaccttaacaggccgagcataCCAGTCTACTGCAgcgttactgtagtagtcgactgatattttcatcaatcgactggtgcgGTCGACCGAGCAGTCGACTGGgaacgaacagaatgcttctgttcgttcggttagtatggagcagtcgactggtatcgagccgttgggttgtaaTAGTCAAATCTCCACTAAGGTTAGTCGACCGAtgattttggcagtcgactggtaggcggagttttccaactcatggcctatataactaagcattggaagcttggttaaggttgacgaaaatagaggtggttaacccctattagagtctccaaggtcttcttgagtgaACAAGAGCTTAtgcgagtttgtggcgaggtttcttcacccacacggagctactcgagctagccggaggtttttcgAGGAGTCATCCACGAACGGATCgagattgtccaccttacggacagtcgtggagtaggagtaagtgatcttcgaaccacgttacataaacgtgttagaggtttgattgtcttggttattgcctctagatttaactttctatttgttagatttgttttgtatttctgTTGTACACTAATAAGCGTAGGAAGCGAGGATTTGGGTAAGaccctattcacccccctctagcggacgtcaaggtcccaacaagaacCTCGCTCTTCCTCAGTGTGTGTCTACTCGACCGAACGTTCACTTTGTTATTGTTGTTGGATCGAATGAGTGCgatagtgggggggggggggggggggaatatcacgCTTTTCAAAACTTCTCTTTTATTCTAGAAAACAAAATCGTGTAGCGGAAAGTAAAATGAAAGACAatttcgtttacttcgttcggagtctaggtcgactcctactcgatgacccacgatccttgatcgcaccgatgggcaatatactataacccttctttccgaaatcctcagAAAGAAGCAGATCATACAGATACAAAGATATCAGATAGTAACGattctactatcttatatgaatttaagtgcaatacaaataaaGTTTTCCCGACAATCGTAAGTGAAGATTGAAGCgtggtcggtacttccggacggagtagcttgaagagtcgTAAAAGACTTGTAGCACGGTCCGCTTGCAGAGATGAGCTTTGTGATAATCAGGAAACAGTATTGTAcaacctcagacctcgagcttcaATTTATTAGATCGtcgatgttcggtcgatcgatccctgggttcagtcgaccgaactagcttccttccttcctggctgagatccgatactgattcgatcttcgacattaattaatcattaagggttcggtcgaccgatccctttgttcggtcgaccgaacatgctcTTTCCCTGTTCGTCAAGATTTGTCGAGATTCGCATTTACAGTGCTTTTAATGTTGATTGTTCAGTCGATTGATCAACtttttttccttttgcttctgatcgatgcCGATGAACGAGCCtatgctgagtcatcatggttcggtcgaccgatccggccgaacctgcaacacagagttaaataaagtatccctgcaacacaaaggttaacacagtaatatataatgtatgagtaatattagacagtagaactgtcttgatctcaacttggaaaccttctcaatttcttcagttggatcagcgaccttaggttgttccctccaggaacccgacctcactgtcgctcctctagttgtttacctcaacttacctgccaaacatggtcctccaaacATATttgtgttgggacctttgtgcccgctagaagggggggtgaatagcgtctcgtcgcacttgcgtcggtttgcttcgtcttgacaatgatatgcagcggaaatagataCAAGACTCACATAACGCTAacaactaggatttacttggtatccacctcaagatgatatgactaatccaaggatccacacgacacgcctatctccactatgaaaaacctACTTCtcagtcgcagccggaggcggagaagcctcgtattaactcacacacaacacaaatacaaatacaagaagaaaatacaaagataCTAGCAaatacacctttcttcttgctatttggtgttgcctcttgaaccttggagatgctccccaagtgccttcaagaactggtgtgagtgctggagaaatcgctgtgaagatcgcACAAGCTTGCAGGaaagaaatcgcaaagatctgTAGAGAAAATGCTCTGCCCAggttttaaacagtgctcccaatcgatccaaaatcatccccaatcgattgccacgtcagtacCACTCCATCGCAGTCGTCCATCGCTCGTTTCTTgctcaacggtcacttcccaatcgatcgaccgatcgattgggaccatctgaATTGATCGGGCGATTGATTCAGACTCATTCTGTGCTCTCGTGTCCGTGCGAGAGATTTTCCTTCCTAATCGaccgaccgatcgattggtagctcccaatcgatcggctgatcgattgggatcgcTTCTGTGTTCGCGAGTAATGCTtcaaatcgatcgaccaatcgattggagtcatcccaactcgcagcacactccaatcgatcgacctatCGATTGAacactggttcaatcgatcgatcgaccgatcgattgaacactggttcaattgatcgaccgatcaattgaacaCCCTGAACTTGCCTCACACTCAAATTCaaggtcccaaacccaactcccgatcaaccatgacctgttgggtatcCATGCCTAACATTTGGTcaacacccgaccaacctcgaactagccttttaGCCTCCTCTCTCAGTCTTACgtctctcggatatctcccatccttcacaccttgccttcaggagcttccttcggcctcatcctagttgtcggattatccttaccaagtcacactaggacttaccttgccaagaccacatgcttggactttcaacctttgtcaagatcacacttggactttcccaattgcctggctcctcaccaggactttctccctttgccaagatcacacttggacttttcaatcgcctgactcctcaccaggactttcaccaccaagtctggtcaacactgacttacttggattttcactcttgccaaccttcctatTGGACTTACTTTttcctaatctccaattaggactttcccagtcaagtcttctatcaaccttgatctacttgacttctctcttgcctaacctccagttagggctttcccagatgcctaaactccagttagaactttcccggtcaagtctccggtcaacactgactcacttgacttgtcttctcatcaacctggtcaatcccttgaccatctccacaattggatgattgccctagcaatctccatatattgtcaaacagacaattgccctagcaatctctatatattatcaaacatcaaaactcaaatcccgactcaaactttacttaactcaagcttagtcaaactggtcaaacttgacctagggaaattgccccaacagttTGGACTTTGCTTGCTCAATGTCTGATCGCCTAATCCACTACgacctttcctgcaatactatattagccaacaacaataataatgcagaatacaatggtaaacctaaatctagatttaccgagatccgttggtccggtcgaccgcgtgcGATCGactggaaaccatccgatcaaccttgcttggagttcactcctccaagacttctcattacctaaggttctCTCCCCCTAAGTTTTTCACtacttggcttcacttaccaagactcagtattcggctacccagggatcaggtcctccaaacttATCCACTTGTCTTTTACGATATACCAATATTttccttgcctcagtattcggctacccagggattaggtcctccagacctatccacccgACTTACACGATCTGCCGAGATTTCTCTtgtctagcctccaactaggacttcccttgcctagccgaCAACTaagacttccctagatcaagctccatacttaaacatacttaaacatatttgtcggacattaaaaccttggaggtcgattgcaccaacaattgccGAAGCCTGATGCCAGACTGAGTGAGGTAGCCGCTCGGGCGAAGCCTGTTGCCAGGCCGAgcgagatagccgctcggccgaagttgaactATGCACGCATCCAACTCTattgtttggccgagcggggtagtcgcTCGGTTTAGCTTCTGCATattctcccttgagcgtcggttgtttgATTGCTCCCTGTGTCAAAGGCGACGGCGAGTCGAAGCCCCCACCTCGGTCCGGGCATACTTCACCCGACCGACCGATGCCATCTACGCATTggccgccttgactttgacctctaccgtggcagcggggtggggccctttatcatcaccgcatcaataataattttattaatgaatatagttTATAAATGTTGTTTACgaatagggttgtaaacaagtcgAGTCGAGCCAAGCTTTAgggtgttcaaacttatttgataaaataatcgAGTTAAGCCGAACCAAACTTAAAATGAACTAcgattttaaaatgattgttcaaactttgtttgatttattttttaagagtttaaacttgtttgaagtttgacttgagcttgattcgtttagatattattgaactctcaattcaagcttggcttgagcttgtttcgtttaaatattatcgagctctcaatttaaacttatttgattgtttaaaacttttacttgtttgattggttaccgagcttgataattcaaatttatttatgtattttatttttttttatttatttagtatgttGATATGAGTTTTATTGATaaatgatccggcagtaaggtcgggggaccccctctggaggggagtcaacgccacgtggaggtcaaaagacaaaatggtcaacctaaggtctggCCGATCGGATAGGATTAGGGTTAACAGGCCGACCGACCGAGCGAGTCCGAGCGAAATCAATAACCCCCATGACAGGAGTTCGATTTCCGACGCTCAAGGTGAAAAGGGTagtcgggccgagcgggtagtctGCTCGGCCAAGGCATAAAGCAGCATGGGCAGGAATAAGCTCGTCCGAGCACGCGACTGGGAATCTTCTCGGTCGGAccaatacctacgcccggtcgggaGTAATGTGCTGGCCGAATAGCTGGACGCTCGACGCGGAGAAAGGAGACTAGACCACAAAGGGAACAGTGGGAGCATCATCCTCAGAAAACACCTGTCCCTGACAACAGGTATGTTTAACGATCAGACCATAACACAGAAGCCTAAGACGAAATggtctgccgtcccatcaaagagatgctcggactgtagcagtatggtgtcagacatgctctGCTGGCAAGCCCATACCGAGGTAAGGTGAGGTACACGTGTATGCCTCGATGGGAGTGCACAAGCctccccatagctctatatatATGAGAGCCCCCCAGACTTCAGAGGATGTATGCAATCTCTGATTCTCAACGCCACTTTTTCGCTtgtctcttgcctgacttgagcgtcggagggtcgtcgccgggaaactcctcccggcccgacttctttgtaggtagcggcggagatccacatcaccagccggagacagcggagagcgccacgttccCAGCGTCCATCCACTcatcactcggacaggatcaataaacATAATTCGtgaatattattcacgaacgttattAACGAACATTAATAAGCTGAATACATAtatgttcaagtttatttgtttagtttaacgagctgttcaaacttatttatttaattgattcttatatatattgaacaaacataaataCACCTTTACTAAATCGAACACAAAGATTATTTACGaacgtttgattcatttacagtctattcatgaatattattcacaAACATTATTCATAAACATTAACACGTTGAACGTATATATGTGTTCAAATTTATATGTTTAATTTAACTAatagttcaaatttatttatttaattaattttatatatattaaataaatataaataaactcttataaaattgaATACTAAATTTATTCACGATCTATTTAAAGTTAATGGATTCGAAAAATTTAATATctcaattataaataaataaaaaatttaaatgtctATTCATCATTATTTATCTTCCATAATAGCAAATCAACCCCAAATCTTCGACTTAACCTTTGTCGCGCTTTCACTCTCTCTCCATTGGTGGAAGTTTAACATACAAAAACGCGTCGCCACTGGCACTGCATCTTAATCCCCAATTCGGTGGGCTTGAGCGCCCGCCCGACGGTCTACGCTGGCGGTCTCCGCTTGTTCGCCGCCGCGCTCTCATAAACCTACTGGTCGCCTAAGGCAAGCAACCGCATCTCTCCCCTCTTTCTTCCCTTCTTCGTCTCTTCTCCCATGGCATCGGGTGAGTCTTCCGGACGAGCAGCCGCCTCAGACTCCAGATCGTTCGATTTCGGCTCCGATGACATCCTGTGCTCCTACGACGATTTCTCCGCGCAGGACACTTCGGTTGGGAAGCGATCGGATCCCTCCGGAAAGGTTGTTGtcgttattttcttttcttttttatatttCGCTTCTTGATGTGCCATTTCAATGTCGTGTGTCGTGATGTTGGTTAGGTTATTCCTGAATTCGTCATGGCTATGAAGAGAGTTAAACGTTTCGATTCTTGGAATGACTAGGAAGTTTTATGTTTACCTGTAATTTGGATCCTGCTGCAGGTTTAATGCGATTGTTTGCTCGGGGAAAGGGAAGATTACGGTTTCGTTTTCCTTGCATCTTGTTCGCCATTTTCCTGAAATTTGATCGGTCTCCGTTTCATGGTTTTCCGTTGGATTGCCTTTGTTTGGATGTGCATTGTCATCGTGGAATAATTTGGCCGCCTAGATTGTCTGTTGAAGCAATCTAGGTCTCCCATTTGGCTTGGATAATAGCTACCTTCAAGATGACCTATACGTTGGCCCTCTGCAAGCCCTTCATGAATAGTAATGCCCCAAGATGAAGTCTTTATATAATTCTCACTTCTTGTAATTCTATATGGTAATTGTGTATGTAGGAGCATCTTTTAACGATTTGTCTTGCTGTGTTAACTATTTGGAAAGTTCTTATCGGGAAATAGAAGTTATCATGTTTCAGTCCTTGATTTTCCAGCAAACCACATTTTTTTAACTACATGATCATCACTGAACAGGATCTCCATGAGAATAGCATGGGAAGACCATTAGTCAGTATCTATGAACAAGAAGATTATTCCAGGGAGGGTGTATTACCATCTGTTGAGAAATGCATTAAGAAGTATGCCGATAATTTACTCCGATCACTTGATGGTATCTGTGGCCGTTTGTCACAGTTGGAGATAGTCTGCTACAAACTTGAGCGATCTGTTGGTGAACTTCGAGCTGATTTTACTCACGACCAGAATGAAAAAGATGTGAAATTCAAGTTTCTTGAGAAGCATCTTCAAGAAGTAAGTGCtgatataaaatataatttactaCTGTTAGTTGATTAATATGTACCCCTCTGTGGATTTGcatttttctttttcaagtcAAAATAGTGGTACTTGGCATTGGCAATCaaattaacaaaattattttttgataaacATAAATCAACAATAGTTGTTCTTTAAAAAAGAATCATGCATGAAAGCAAGGAATTTTTTTAATATCGCTTAATTTTTTGAGTGGCACTTAAATTTTCCACGTGTGTCAACAAATAAGCCAATGTTTTAGTCCTTGGGATTTAAGAGGGTACATAGTATACTCGTAAACTCAAATGGTACTTGCAATTTGGTGTTATTACGATCATTTAGTTCTCTTCCAGAAACTTGACTGAATGATGACTTTTCTTTTGAAACTCTGCTCTATCTGAAACTTATAACAAGCTTCTCATTATAACACAGTATAGTTTGAAAGCCTCAAATATGCATTTATTACATTCTATTAGCTCTACTCAGTGGAAATCTACCTTCAACAATAGTTATATATCGTTTCTTCATAGAGCACAATTTATCTATTTCACTGCATTCTTATTTTTCTGTTCTCATTGAACGCTTTTCATCAATGTTCACTGTCAGTTTGAATAATATGATCAACTCTTATTTTGATTTCGTTTTCTACTACTATAAATATTCAATTCAAAATATCCTTCCAGTTTCTAATTCTTCATGCCAAATTCTCACTCTAGATATATTTATTGCTTGGTTACTTACATTTCTATCATCACTTTTAGATAAAGGTTATATTAAACTAGCTCTCtgcaattattttttttagttgatatTTTCCACAGTTCACTTTTGATTCTGGCATAGTTATTATGTTACTTTAGACTCATTTGAGTAACTGATGACTGCCATGACCACAAACTAATGGTCAAAAAATTTGATTCATTACCAATCAATAGTACAGTGACTAGATTGAATACAAGATAAGACATTTCTGACCAGTTGGATTTCGTGACATCTTGAGTTCAATAATGACCAAACTATTATTTTGTTGTTATCACAATCATAATCAACACTGCATTTTTTTGTCCGAATTATGGAATCACGATACAAATTTTATTCTTTTAGTGAGCTCTTTGTAAGGCTGCATTATTAGTattcaaattatttaaaatattttagcacGTTCTCCTGAGttatatatttattaatcactCTATTTCTTCtattctaattgattcaattgGTTTAACTATAGAATCTAATTGCCACCTTTGAACATGTACACCACCTCAATGTATTTTATCTCATTATCATAGGTTGGAGCTACATGCAATTGCTTCAAgctgtaatatttttttaatccttTTTAGTAAAACCCCAAGTATCCTTCTTAACATTGTCATATctatttcatcaatttttttgtaGCAAAACAACACTCTAATCAATAGAGTATGGAGGATCATATAACACTTATAATTTGCTTTTTAAGATTTGATGTTACTTGACAATCTCACAAGATTCCAAAAGCTGTCCATTACAACCACACTCTTTATTCCTATTTACCATATACCAGCTAATATCTCTTTGTCGAATAATAGATTCAAGATATGTTCTTATTAGTAGCATTTCATTTcatacatttaattttaattccatTTTACTAAAACCTTTAGTTTCTATTTACACACgtaaacaaataaaaattcaGAGCTAACCCTTGATATTAAACCAACCGTTATAGAAAGCTGATTTGCAATGTTATCAATAATTATAAAGCTAGTGACTCTATTATCATacatattgatcctgtctgaaaactgTAGAGATGACGTCTGGGCACGGCGGATTGATGATTGACTGGTAGTAGACCTTTTTCTCTAAAAAGAAGCTTCTCTCCGATCTTGTACACACCGAAACAATCTGATAAAGTGTCAGTGCCTAGAAACCAAGGGGGAATCCCTGGAGAAGGTactccgacgctcaaattagtACAAGCTTGAGCTGGTGGATGAAGAATAGTAGTAGATGCGTGCACAAGGATGAGTTATAGATGTTTAGAGAGCGTACCTTCACCACGGAGAGAACTCCCCCTTTATATACCTCttctcataacctccgcaatcatgagGTGGCAAAGTGTGTCAAGGTTTGTTAGGCAATGTATAATAGTTATCTGAGGAATTTTTCTTCTACCCACATGTATACCTCTTTTGTTGTTTGTAGCTTCTGTTACGGTTGACGCTAATAAAGGAATATGCTGTTATACATGGTAGGCTGACAGGGACCGGATGGTCCCTGAAGAAGGTTCTAGAAGAAGATTCTCTAACACATAGTTTATCTTTCTGATAAGTTGTTAGGATATTGCCTGCTAAGCATATCTCGGCCGGTCGTTAAGACAGTCACCGGTCGTTAAGTTGGCCGCCCtgttaggatgttattagctgAATATATCTCAATCGGTCATTAAGCCAGACCGCCTTGTTAGGATGTTATCTGCTGAGTATATCTCGGCCGGTCATTAAGCCCATCGCTTCTATTGGGCTCTTCGGTTGCATTCTGTATATCCTACTCTATAGTGTATCATATTGCATGTATCCTGGTTATCTAGTGAGGCCACCCGCCTTTATATCTGTCTTGGTATTAAGCCGCTTAGTTATATCCGGCGCAACCTTGAGACCTTCGTTGGAAAAATGATATAGTGTCTTGGTCATGTTGGAAATCCATTCGAGAATAATACAGCACCTCTTGCTTCTTGGAAATCCCTTTGATATTCTATGCTTTGCTGGAATTTTGTTAGGGTAGTAATATGAGGATGAATGTTGTAGGCCCGGTCGTCCTTCTACCCGATCGGGCATATACTGAGCTACCCAGAGAAACGCCGCTATGTTCTGAGAggtttgatcaatatgttaagCTGGACTGTGTTTGACTCGACCGGATATTTGTACGGCCGGGGCATGTGAACTTGTTCGACTTCATAACCAGCTGGACACACATACATGCTACCGCATGGAAACCCATTAGGGGTGGCCGACAATCAGGGTCGCCCCGGCATATATAGAGATACTCATATGAAGTAAGGAGTTTAGCTTTTCCCTTGGCCATACCTATCCCCTTGACCATACCTATGGCTAGTCTATTGGGAAGTGAGTCGGTCACGCTGGCCGATACATAAGGCCGACCATCCTTAATCTTGGTCGCCTTAAAGTTTGACCATCCTTAAAGCACTGACCTCCTAAGGTTTGATCGGCTTAAGGGTTGGCCGCCCTTATCTGACGGTTGACTTATAACTTGATTGGATTGACTCTAAGAATCTTAGTACTGGGCGACTAATTAAAGCTAGATGAGGGGATGTTATCCTTTTTCGATTGGGACTGCCACACTATCTTGACTTTGATCGCCCCGTCGTCTTGACTTTAACTGCCACATCATCTCTTGGGTCC
Coding sequences within it:
- the LOC122016520 gene encoding interactor of constitutive active ROPs 1-like; its protein translation is MSRSRASEFPKRPAPLRLQTSSEANVLHRTVSAAAGASPKSGGRHSPRVCLHENEKKRGTRDADQLELKLGEAEEELKELRAQLSSGEATKLDAERAVAVNLVEEEKDRVDPSDKDDDSGHEVGDQDEEEEWRKEMFMLKAFLLEKEKEAEILREEAVLLRARAAAELVVILAAARAREEALMTKVRSVEEEMKQSAAKEELLAEQLRTAETEKTSAEAEMKRLRTQNEQWRKATEAAAEALEDTGEWGPASMTREEVGKRNGFRV